From Bacillus sp. FSL K6-3431, the proteins below share one genomic window:
- a CDS encoding BglG family transcription antiterminator: MYVTTREKDIIELIIKTSGKHTAYSIATYLRVSARTIQRDLKSIEKILQSFDLHLVRNMDKGLLIEGKNEHIFRLIQHLVGMETIDQTPQERKLLLLLALLQEEFYTIQVLAMDLGVSITTLTTYLDELTDWLMNFNVRITRKRGVGIELIGTEPNKRKALAQYFLFHFNEELIESLFILESGKNSQEVILHYFLPEYLLTIDKLLDAAINNLQPRLADSDYIGLIVHICITMQRTETGFLLEEEIEEETMDLTHEYSQIMKIGMELEKTNSISLSKGDMIYLAIILKGSKLQAVEGLPYDKIVLSQMIKNLIRNVSTQLHVDLTKDFSLYQGLLAHMEPSIFRVKQKIALFNPLKEEIIRKYPLLFLAVKNYVEKEFKEMADFPDDEIAFIVLHFGSALVMQEEQLSIQALVLCPTGIGTSKMLASRIKKEIIEIDTVEIKSIKEVRQNGNVKSYDVIISTVRLPFINMDYILVSPLLNEENILAIKSYLKNNIGNLTKNKQYIKPEQQGASTSNQEKGSLTKALKELGEIHNSIDAVMSNFHVYRLPHKGYEATMEEMVRLAEKDKLLTDVKGVIEALKERERKGGLGIPNTGLALFHCRHEKVTELIFQIGYLDKPCTVKGMDGNNMYMKSLLLMLAPEELSVREQEIVSLISTSLIESNEAMLIFSSADEEAIRTKLENTFLDYLHTNLIKD, from the coding sequence TTGTACGTTACCACGAGGGAAAAGGATATTATTGAATTAATTATCAAAACATCTGGAAAGCATACAGCTTATTCGATTGCGACATATTTACGTGTTAGCGCCCGAACAATCCAACGCGATTTAAAATCTATAGAGAAGATCCTCCAATCCTTTGATTTGCACTTGGTACGCAATATGGATAAGGGATTATTAATTGAAGGCAAAAATGAGCATATATTCCGCCTTATTCAGCATTTAGTGGGCATGGAGACAATTGATCAAACGCCTCAGGAAAGAAAACTGCTCTTGCTTTTAGCATTATTACAAGAAGAATTCTATACAATTCAAGTTTTAGCGATGGATCTTGGAGTAAGTATTACAACCTTGACCACTTATTTGGATGAATTGACAGACTGGTTAATGAATTTTAATGTGCGTATTACGAGAAAAAGAGGAGTAGGGATTGAACTTATTGGAACAGAACCTAACAAAAGAAAAGCCCTAGCTCAATATTTCTTGTTTCATTTTAATGAAGAACTCATTGAAAGTTTATTTATATTAGAAAGCGGAAAAAACTCACAAGAAGTGATTTTGCATTATTTTCTTCCTGAGTATCTTCTTACAATCGATAAATTGCTAGATGCTGCAATTAATAATTTACAACCGCGGCTTGCAGATAGTGATTATATTGGATTAATTGTACATATTTGTATTACGATGCAAAGGACGGAAACGGGCTTTCTTTTGGAAGAAGAAATAGAAGAAGAAACAATGGATTTGACTCATGAATACAGCCAGATCATGAAAATAGGTATGGAGTTGGAGAAAACGAATTCCATATCCTTAAGTAAGGGCGATATGATCTATTTGGCTATTATTCTGAAGGGTTCCAAGCTTCAAGCAGTAGAAGGACTTCCATATGATAAAATCGTGCTTAGTCAGATGATAAAAAACTTAATTCGAAATGTATCTACTCAGCTTCATGTGGATTTAACAAAGGATTTTTCTTTGTATCAAGGACTACTAGCTCACATGGAGCCATCGATTTTTCGTGTCAAACAGAAAATAGCTTTATTTAACCCTTTAAAAGAGGAAATTATCAGGAAATACCCACTTTTATTTCTAGCTGTTAAAAACTATGTAGAGAAGGAATTCAAAGAAATGGCTGATTTTCCCGATGATGAGATAGCCTTCATCGTTCTACATTTTGGATCAGCGTTAGTGATGCAGGAAGAGCAACTATCTATACAGGCACTAGTTCTATGTCCGACAGGTATAGGCACATCTAAGATGTTGGCAAGTCGCATAAAAAAGGAAATTATTGAAATAGATACTGTAGAGATTAAATCGATTAAAGAAGTTCGGCAGAATGGGAACGTGAAAAGTTATGATGTCATTATCTCCACTGTTAGACTTCCATTTATAAATATGGACTATATTTTGGTTTCACCGCTTTTAAATGAAGAAAATATTTTAGCCATCAAAAGTTATTTAAAGAATAACATAGGAAACTTAACGAAAAACAAGCAATATATAAAGCCTGAACAGCAAGGAGCTTCCACATCAAACCAGGAAAAAGGATCATTGACAAAAGCTTTAAAAGAGTTGGGGGAAATACATAATAGTATCGATGCTGTTATGAGTAATTTTCACGTTTATCGGTTGCCACATAAAGGGTATGAGGCGACGATGGAAGAAATGGTCAGGTTGGCGGAAAAGGATAAACTTTTAACAGATGTGAAAGGTGTAATCGAAGCATTAAAAGAACGGGAAAGAAAAGGTGGGCTTGGCATCCCAAATACAGGATTGGCTCTTTTCCATTGCAGGCATGAAAAAGTAACAGAGCTGATTTTCCAAATTGGTTACTTGGATAAGCCTTGCACAGTAAAAGGTATGGACGGAAATAACATGTATATGAAGAGCTTACTATTGATGCTCGCACCTGAGGAATTAAGCGTAAGGGAGCAGGAAATAGTAAGCTTGATAAGTACAAGCTTAATTGAAAGTAATGAAGCGATGCTGATTTTTTCTTCAGCAGATGAGGAAGCAATTCGTACAAAATTAGAGAACACTTTTCTAGACTATCTTCATACTAATTTAATAAAGGACTGA
- a CDS encoding mannitol-1-phosphate 5-dehydrogenase, translated as MKQAVHFGAGNIGRGFIGALFSQSGYHVTFIDIAEQIIQQLNVEKQYQVKLATDLQETMTIENVSGLNNLTQEKEVIEAIQDATYLTTAIGPNILPRIAPLIAKGLAKRVKESDEKLYVIACENQISATDLLKGYILEHLDEETKAILDEKVYFFNSAVDRIVPIQNNQGSLDVLVEPYYEWVVETTESIPPIEGMKIVSALAPFIERKLFTVNTGHAYIAYFGYLEKKSTIDEALADGKILEQVQATLNETGNYLVKQYGLDSDEHQQYIHKIIERFKNAYLNDGVTRVGRSPIRKLGPNDRLVRPAVEASKAGLSYTHLAKAIASALQFDFKDDEEAVKLQTMIKENGVSYVLKEVSGLDENSEITEEVISQYNVMKK; from the coding sequence ATGAAACAAGCAGTACACTTTGGCGCAGGAAATATAGGTAGAGGGTTTATTGGCGCACTTTTTTCACAATCTGGATATCACGTGACATTTATTGATATTGCTGAACAAATCATTCAGCAATTAAATGTAGAAAAACAGTATCAGGTTAAATTAGCAACAGATCTGCAAGAAACGATGACGATAGAGAATGTATCGGGATTAAATAATTTAACACAGGAAAAAGAAGTTATTGAGGCGATTCAAGATGCTACCTACCTTACTACTGCGATTGGACCTAATATCTTGCCGCGTATTGCTCCGTTAATAGCGAAAGGATTGGCTAAAAGAGTAAAGGAAAGCGATGAAAAGTTATATGTGATTGCTTGCGAAAACCAAATATCAGCGACAGATCTTTTAAAAGGTTATATATTGGAGCATTTAGACGAAGAAACAAAAGCTATATTAGACGAAAAAGTTTATTTCTTTAATTCTGCGGTGGACCGGATTGTGCCTATCCAAAATAATCAAGGTTCATTAGATGTACTTGTAGAACCATATTATGAATGGGTTGTAGAAACAACGGAGAGTATCCCACCAATTGAAGGGATGAAAATTGTTTCAGCCCTGGCACCGTTCATTGAAAGAAAGCTTTTTACAGTGAATACGGGACATGCTTATATTGCTTATTTTGGTTATCTTGAAAAAAAATCAACGATAGATGAAGCATTGGCGGATGGAAAAATTCTCGAGCAAGTTCAGGCAACACTTAATGAGACAGGTAATTATTTAGTGAAACAATATGGCTTGGACTCAGATGAACATCAACAATATATTCATAAAATTATTGAGCGTTTTAAAAATGCCTATTTGAATGATGGCGTTACTAGAGTTGGCCGTTCACCCATACGCAAGCTTGGTCCAAATGATCGTTTGGTACGTCCAGCAGTTGAAGCGAGTAAAGCGGGACTATCTTATACACATCTTGCGAAGGCGATTGCATCAGCCTTACAATTTGATTTTAAAGACGATGAAGAAGCTGTAAAGTTACAAACAATGATCAAGGAAAATGGCGTATCTTATGTGCTTAAAGAAGTAAGTGGACTAGATGAAAACAGTGAAATTACTGAAGAGGTTATCAGCCAGTACAATGTAATGAAGAAATAA
- a CDS encoding PadR family transcriptional regulator translates to MTKRAVDFLPLSQATYYILLSLRDIRHGYAIMQDVEEISHGDVTMGPGTLYGALSKLEKQNIILKAEVSQEDRRKYYRLTSLGKEVLRLEYKRLESLVENARGIVEEMEGELDDHKKV, encoded by the coding sequence ATGACAAAACGAGCAGTGGATTTTTTACCATTGTCGCAAGCCACATATTATATTTTATTATCGTTAAGAGATATACGCCATGGATATGCCATTATGCAAGATGTAGAAGAAATTAGCCATGGGGATGTAACGATGGGTCCGGGAACGTTATATGGAGCCCTTAGCAAACTTGAAAAGCAAAACATCATTTTAAAGGCAGAAGTTAGTCAGGAAGACCGCCGCAAATATTATCGATTGACATCTCTAGGTAAGGAAGTGCTTCGGCTTGAATATAAGCGGCTTGAATCACTCGTCGAAAATGCACGGGGTATAGTAGAAGAAATGGAAGGTGAATTAGATGACCATAAAAAAGTTTAA
- a CDS encoding DUF2812 domain-containing protein — protein sequence MTIKKFKLFLASSIEKEEKWLTEMSRKGLHLKQYRLFTYYFDEYPDESYIYQIDFREADDDYFQLYQDAGWQYVDSSINRFHYFCTKADKEGSKKIYSDSESVKVTLQRMMAFYIAIFFAMITSQIGLIVTWKGWTIQVIVAVFIAVVIILYLYMLYTLKRKINFYYK from the coding sequence ATGACCATAAAAAAGTTTAAACTATTTCTCGCTTCAAGCATCGAAAAAGAAGAAAAGTGGTTGACGGAAATGTCCCGAAAAGGTCTTCATTTAAAACAATATCGTTTGTTTACGTATTATTTTGATGAGTACCCAGATGAATCTTATATTTATCAAATCGATTTTCGTGAAGCAGATGATGATTACTTCCAGTTGTATCAAGATGCTGGCTGGCAATATGTAGACAGTTCTATCAATCGATTTCATTACTTTTGTACGAAAGCTGACAAGGAGGGGAGTAAAAAGATTTACTCTGATAGTGAATCAGTGAAGGTAACACTACAACGAATGATGGCATTTTATATTGCAATCTTTTTCGCTATGATCACATCACAAATAGGACTTATTGTGACGTGGAAAGGGTGGACAATTCAAGTGATTGTAGCCGTGTTCATCGCAGTTGTTATCATACTTTATTTGTATATGCTCTATACTCTTAAAAGGAAAATCAATTTTTATTATAAGTAG
- a CDS encoding EcsC family protein codes for MTEYTIKVHDELQTWKRKMIKRSSLINRISKTAQTKVNGLIPEKFHKIMTDSIKNMVKATLVGSNLTTNKQKPEGISLYERDELLKEKLSTYRKTAVIEGAGTGAGGILLGIADFPLLLSIKMKFLFEAAAVYGFDTSDYEERLFILHVFQLAFSSDEKRKETFHIIEDWEEQKKLLVDMDWRVFQQEYRDYIDLVKMFQLIPGIGAVVGAYANYNLLDQLGETAMNAYRLRIIDL; via the coding sequence ATGACAGAATATACTATAAAGGTACATGATGAGTTGCAAACTTGGAAAAGGAAAATGATCAAGCGCTCAAGTCTAATCAATCGAATTTCAAAGACAGCACAAACAAAAGTGAATGGGTTGATTCCAGAAAAGTTTCATAAAATAATGACAGATAGTATTAAAAACATGGTAAAGGCAACCCTAGTTGGGTCAAACTTGACGACTAATAAGCAGAAGCCAGAAGGGATAAGTCTTTATGAACGGGATGAACTTTTGAAGGAAAAGTTATCAACTTATCGAAAAACAGCCGTGATTGAAGGCGCTGGAACTGGCGCAGGCGGTATTTTGCTTGGAATTGCCGACTTTCCGTTACTTTTATCTATTAAAATGAAGTTTTTATTTGAAGCCGCTGCCGTTTATGGCTTTGATACGAGCGATTATGAGGAGCGCTTGTTCATTCTTCATGTGTTTCAACTTGCTTTTTCAAGTGATGAAAAACGAAAAGAAACGTTTCATATCATTGAAGACTGGGAAGAACAAAAGAAGCTATTGGTCGATATGGATTGGCGAGTGTTTCAACAGGAATATCGCGATTATATTGATTTAGTGAAAATGTTTCAATTAATTCCGGGCATTGGAGCAGTTGTTGGCGCGTACGCAAACTATAATCTTCTCGACCAGCTTGGGGAAACAGCGATGAACGCATATCGATTAAGAATAATAGATCTTTAG
- a CDS encoding MFS transporter, with translation MSRDQRKKMIILMINMFIAIGSFGIIIPILPAYLKSIGEGGTAAGLMIAIFAGAQLLVSPIAGKWTDQYGRRKMIISGLSGLALSMFVFYFSDSLIVLYISRVIGGIGAALLVPAIFAYVADITTMDQRAKGNSYISAAMSLGIVIGPGIGGFLADFGLKVPLLVSAIVGVVAVIFSTFVLKESMGTDSYVPEDDSEPMLKKLGQSFTKPYFIPLVIILVMSFGLMAYESVLGLFVDNQFGATPKDIAIMVTATGIVSVIVQLFAVDRLVSRFGEAAVLNIFLGVAAGGFLLSLFAPTYEVFFVVTTIIFLSTSILRPVLTTLISKLAGNEQGFAMGMNNAYMSIGNILGPLLAGLLYDVHITYPFVLGLIVLVITLLVSMKWKSKSKGNLLEAAK, from the coding sequence TTGTCACGAGATCAACGTAAAAAAATGATTATCTTAATGATAAATATGTTTATTGCCATAGGAAGTTTTGGCATTATCATTCCTATATTGCCAGCATATTTGAAGTCTATTGGCGAGGGCGGTACGGCAGCGGGATTAATGATTGCCATCTTTGCTGGGGCACAGTTGCTTGTATCACCGATTGCCGGTAAGTGGACAGATCAATATGGACGCCGAAAAATGATTATTTCGGGACTTAGTGGTTTGGCTTTATCGATGTTTGTTTTTTACTTTTCTGATTCGCTGATCGTGCTTTATATATCACGTGTCATTGGTGGAATTGGTGCAGCATTGTTAGTACCCGCTATTTTTGCATATGTAGCTGATATTACAACAATGGACCAGCGAGCAAAAGGAAATAGTTATATTTCAGCGGCTATGTCTTTAGGTATTGTAATTGGACCAGGTATCGGAGGGTTCTTAGCAGACTTTGGTTTGAAAGTACCCCTACTTGTATCCGCTATCGTAGGAGTCGTTGCGGTTATCTTTTCGACCTTTGTTCTAAAGGAAAGTATGGGAACGGATAGTTATGTACCTGAAGACGATTCAGAGCCTATGCTTAAAAAGCTTGGACAATCTTTTACCAAACCATACTTTATTCCACTCGTTATTATTCTTGTAATGAGTTTCGGTTTGATGGCATATGAATCTGTGCTAGGTTTATTTGTTGATAATCAGTTTGGAGCCACACCAAAAGATATTGCCATTATGGTTACAGCAACTGGAATTGTGAGTGTCATCGTCCAATTGTTTGCTGTGGATCGTCTCGTGAGTCGTTTTGGAGAAGCGGCAGTGTTAAATATATTTCTTGGTGTCGCAGCAGGTGGATTTTTATTATCATTATTTGCCCCAACCTACGAAGTATTCTTTGTCGTCACAACGATTATTTTTCTTTCCACATCGATTTTGAGACCAGTTTTGACGACACTTATATCAAAACTTGCAGGAAATGAGCAAGGGTTTGCGATGGGAATGAATAATGCGTATATGAGTATTGGAAACATTCTTGGTCCGCTACTTGCTGGACTACTATACGACGTTCATATCACCTACCCATTTGTCCTTGGTCTGATTGTTCTTGTAATTACGCTGCTTGTGTCGATGAAATGGAAAAGCAAAAGCAAAGGTAATCTTTTAGAGGCGGCAAAATAA
- a CDS encoding MerR family transcriptional regulator, with amino-acid sequence MKVKEVANLVGISVRTLHHYDEIGLLIPQETTESGYRIYSEDNLETLQQILFFKELGFPLKKIKEVINSPSFDRQEALDLHRKMLLDKRNRLDQMIATIEKTMKYSKGEIEMSNKEKFEGFDFSQNPYEQEARERWGDKAVDKANAKVESMTKDKKKDFEETFNAIYRKLADIRHIAPESEEAQTGIKEWFEFLNKMGDYSLNAFKGLGQMYIDDERFTKNIDQFGEGLAKFMCDAMAVFADTNKK; translated from the coding sequence GTGAAAGTTAAAGAAGTAGCTAACTTAGTTGGAATTAGTGTGCGCACACTACATCATTATGATGAAATCGGGTTATTAATCCCGCAAGAGACAACTGAATCGGGATATCGTATTTACTCCGAAGATAATCTTGAGACACTCCAGCAAATTTTGTTTTTTAAAGAACTTGGCTTCCCTTTAAAGAAAATCAAAGAAGTAATTAATAGTCCTTCGTTCGACCGACAAGAGGCGTTAGATTTGCATCGAAAAATGCTACTAGATAAACGTAACCGACTGGATCAAATGATCGCGACGATTGAAAAAACGATGAAATATTCGAAAGGAGAAATAGAAATGTCTAATAAGGAAAAGTTTGAAGGATTTGACTTTAGCCAAAATCCATATGAACAAGAAGCACGTGAACGATGGGGAGATAAAGCTGTAGATAAAGCGAATGCAAAAGTAGAATCCATGACTAAGGATAAAAAGAAGGATTTTGAGGAAACATTTAATGCCATATATAGAAAGCTAGCCGATATCCGTCACATTGCTCCAGAATCAGAAGAAGCACAGACAGGAATCAAAGAGTGGTTTGAATTTTTGAATAAAATGGGTGATTATTCACTTAATGCATTCAAAGGTTTAGGCCAAATGTATATCGATGATGAACGTTTTACAAAAAACATCGACCAATTTGGTGAAGGCTTAGCAAAATTCATGTGTGATGCTATGGCAGTTTTTGCAGATACAAATAAAAAGTAG
- a CDS encoding PadR family transcriptional regulator, which translates to MTIRGDIIRGHLDSIILRLIYEKDQYGYEISKEISLRTNDRFQIKEATLYAVFQRLERKELIESYVGSVSRGGRRKYYRITTLGKAFLKESVQEWQEIKEIIDVFMEGL; encoded by the coding sequence ATGACTATTAGAGGTGACATTATTCGTGGGCATTTAGATTCGATTATATTGCGGTTAATTTATGAAAAAGATCAGTATGGTTATGAAATATCGAAGGAAATCAGTTTGAGAACGAATGACCGTTTCCAGATTAAAGAAGCAACATTATATGCCGTATTTCAACGGTTGGAAAGAAAAGAATTAATCGAGTCTTATGTTGGCAGTGTTTCCCGTGGAGGAAGAAGGAAGTATTACAGAATTACAACTTTAGGAAAAGCCTTTTTAAAAGAAAGTGTTCAAGAATGGCAAGAAATCAAGGAAATTATTGATGTGTTTATGGAGGGATTATAA
- a CDS encoding permease prefix domain 1-containing protein, which translates to MQTIKRHVDELFKDVPESEQKEIIKQEIIENLEEKTFDLMEQGKEEEDAINKTLIEFGDIEDIKKELGVKQPVKRNMSKINLGFSLWGSILIIALFLFINFYYTPNTIWFVYPTFAVIWWPLTMFYHWLRSK; encoded by the coding sequence TTGCAAACAATTAAACGTCATGTAGATGAATTATTTAAGGATGTTCCGGAGAGCGAACAAAAAGAAATTATTAAACAAGAAATCATCGAAAACCTTGAAGAAAAAACATTTGATTTAATGGAGCAGGGCAAAGAAGAGGAAGATGCGATTAATAAAACGCTGATCGAATTTGGAGACATTGAGGATATAAAAAAAGAGCTCGGAGTAAAACAACCCGTAAAAAGGAATATGTCCAAAATAAATTTAGGATTTTCACTCTGGGGTAGTATTCTTATTATTGCGCTATTTCTGTTCATTAACTTTTACTATACACCAAATACCATTTGGTTCGTGTATCCAACCTTTGCAGTTATCTGGTGGCCGTTAACAATGTTTTATCATTGGTTACGTTCAAAATAA
- a CDS encoding MGDG synthase family glycosyltransferase, translating to MKKILFFPLLSMPSGHHQVADTLTSYLRKRNPKFICKKIDLLSKWNPLFESIITKTYLEWIYHSPKTYAWVYKQMAHTSKEQRSYKYYEFLFLKKMKQIISEEKPDLIICTHGFPSYFLSRLKTRDQCQIPVINVYTDFFVNDVWGREGIDYHFVPSQVVKNELLEKSGVSEGQIFITGIPIAEQFDKRLNSIKGRSGCNVLVSGGSVGLGNMMDLLQRQKEDKEIEYFVLCGKNKKLYQSIVRLNYKNIHPIPYISSKEKMNELYNKVDAIITKPGGVTISEALMKGLPIFIHSALPGQEEINLKFLKEMKLVHELNDKQSLEDQLIDFFKDTLLFDRFQDSVQRYLSELEAGKPEYISTLIDSVIETNDTAWISEIERRKKVQ from the coding sequence ATGAAGAAGATATTATTTTTCCCCCTACTAAGCATGCCTTCAGGCCATCATCAAGTTGCAGATACACTTACGAGCTATTTACGCAAAAGAAACCCCAAATTTATTTGTAAAAAAATAGACCTACTAAGTAAGTGGAATCCTTTGTTTGAAAGTATTATTACGAAAACATATTTAGAGTGGATATATCATTCTCCTAAAACGTATGCATGGGTCTATAAACAAATGGCGCACACCTCTAAGGAGCAACGGTCGTATAAATATTATGAGTTTTTATTCTTAAAAAAGATGAAGCAGATCATATCTGAAGAAAAACCGGATCTGATTATTTGCACACACGGATTCCCATCCTACTTTCTAAGTAGACTGAAAACACGGGATCAATGTCAAATACCAGTTATCAATGTGTACACAGATTTTTTTGTGAACGATGTTTGGGGAAGAGAGGGAATAGATTATCATTTTGTACCAAGTCAAGTAGTGAAGAATGAATTATTGGAGAAAAGTGGCGTTTCTGAAGGGCAGATATTTATTACCGGAATACCCATTGCGGAACAATTTGATAAACGACTGAATTCAATTAAAGGTAGATCCGGGTGCAATGTTTTAGTATCTGGGGGAAGTGTTGGACTGGGAAATATGATGGATCTTTTGCAGCGACAAAAAGAGGATAAAGAAATAGAATACTTTGTTTTATGTGGAAAGAATAAAAAACTTTATCAAAGTATTGTTCGTCTTAATTATAAGAACATCCATCCGATTCCCTATATTTCATCAAAAGAGAAAATGAATGAATTATATAATAAAGTGGACGCGATCATTACGAAGCCAGGTGGTGTGACCATTAGTGAGGCTCTGATGAAAGGTTTACCTATTTTTATTCACTCCGCTCTACCAGGACAAGAGGAAATTAATTTAAAATTTTTAAAAGAAATGAAGCTTGTACATGAACTAAATGATAAACAATCACTGGAAGATCAGCTCATAGATTTTTTCAAAGACACATTACTATTTGATCGATTTCAAGATTCAGTGCAAAGATATTTAAGTGAATTAGAGGCTGGTAAGCCCGAGTATATTTCAACTTTAATTGACTCTGTGATTGAGACAAATGATACAGCCTGGATTAGTGAGATAGAAAGAAGGAAAAAGGTGCAATGA
- a CDS encoding DedA family protein: MIQQFLEWLNTIGIAGLFLSMFLEGSSLPFPGLVIVLSYGYLLSPGYINTAFIALGMSIFYTLASLIPYFIGAKLERHLPKKLKKGLEKGIVLFNRYGIWSIALSRPFGIGNYISYVAGIGKVNLFKYFILTFLGIYPWSYVMILLGNYFKGNYETFKDYFSSYGIYVYLFIAVILIFIGLLFYYKKSKQRNVELSDLGEGGRSK; this comes from the coding sequence ATGATTCAACAATTCTTAGAATGGCTAAATACAATTGGAATTGCCGGTTTATTTTTATCCATGTTTTTAGAAGGATCATCTCTACCCTTTCCAGGTTTGGTTATTGTACTTTCATATGGATATTTATTATCTCCGGGATATATAAATACAGCTTTCATCGCACTGGGCATGAGTATTTTTTACACTCTTGCTAGCCTTATTCCTTATTTTATAGGGGCAAAGCTTGAAAGACATCTCCCAAAGAAACTGAAAAAGGGGTTAGAGAAAGGAATCGTATTATTCAATCGCTATGGAATTTGGAGCATAGCACTTTCTCGACCATTTGGTATTGGTAATTATATTTCGTATGTAGCGGGTATAGGGAAAGTGAACTTATTTAAATATTTTATCTTAACTTTTTTAGGGATATACCCGTGGTCATACGTAATGATTCTGCTAGGAAATTACTTTAAAGGGAATTATGAGACATTCAAGGACTATTTCAGCTCCTACGGCATATACGTTTATCTATTCATAGCAGTTATCTTAATATTCATAGGATTATTATTTTATTATAAAAAATCAAAACAGAGAAATGTAGAATTATCTGATTTAGGTGAAGGAGGACGTAGTAAATGA
- a CDS encoding patatin-like phospholipase family protein, translating into MKQTGVSLGGGSLRGVAHIGALKELIINDIEITHIAGTSAGSMVGGLLACGMNPEKMQSVVHDVSIRRHIDIGFNRKGWIKGDRIYNTLLKWTEGKHFSDLDIPFAVICVDLISGEMVVIDSGEVALAIRASIAIPGLFSPVEIGNKLLVDGYILNNNPADIVRSMGAEKVTSVRVRSSNPHYPSNFFSVLNRYIDIASQKNTDRCLEEHADLLIDIDLHDVGRFETKSLSKSIDLGQEETRKVLFNKKNEESNNNIIYMDHWLKKVR; encoded by the coding sequence ATGAAACAAACGGGAGTGTCACTGGGCGGCGGCTCTCTTAGGGGAGTTGCTCATATAGGCGCATTAAAAGAACTAATAATCAATGATATTGAAATCACTCATATAGCAGGAACAAGTGCTGGATCTATGGTTGGCGGTCTATTGGCGTGTGGCATGAATCCTGAAAAGATGCAAAGCGTTGTTCATGATGTTTCCATTCGTCGCCATATTGATATTGGCTTCAATAGAAAGGGCTGGATAAAGGGTGACAGAATTTATAATACTTTACTAAAATGGACTGAGGGAAAGCATTTTTCGGATTTGGATATTCCATTCGCGGTCATTTGTGTAGATCTTATTTCTGGTGAAATGGTCGTTATTGATTCTGGAGAAGTAGCACTTGCCATTCGTGCCAGTATTGCGATACCAGGTCTATTTTCTCCAGTAGAAATAGGCAATAAATTATTAGTTGATGGCTATATATTAAATAATAACCCTGCTGATATTGTCAGAAGTATGGGTGCGGAAAAAGTGACATCTGTAAGAGTTCGAAGTTCTAATCCTCATTATCCTTCTAATTTTTTTTCCGTTTTAAACAGATATATTGATATTGCTAGTCAAAAAAATACTGATCGCTGCTTAGAGGAGCATGCCGATTTATTAATAGATATCGACCTACACGATGTAGGGAGATTCGAAACCAAGTCTTTATCGAAATCAATTGACTTGGGGCAAGAGGAAACAAGGAAAGTATTATTTAATAAAAAAAATGAAGAGAGTAATAATAATATTATTTACATGGATCATTGGTTGAAAAAAGTCCGTTAA